Part of the Paroedura picta isolate Pp20150507F chromosome 3, Ppicta_v3.0, whole genome shotgun sequence genome is shown below.
aaagaggtgtgtgttcatatgtggggggggggatcacaaggGGTTGGCAACCCAAAAACGTTTGGGAACCGCTGGTCTAATTTCTCCGTCTTTCCGTTCCAAAGGTTATGGAGGGCTTTGCTGAAATGGGGTTTCCCAACTGCGTGGGCGTGGTGGACAAGACCCACATCCCCATCATCTGCACCGTTCGGAAGGGAACCGGCGTCAGCCAGAAAGGGTTTTTCCCCATGTCGATGCAAGGGACGGTGGACCACAGGGGCCGTTTTATTGACATCGAGCTCAGCTGGTGTGGGAAAGAGAAGGACGCCTCCTTCTTCCGAAACCTGACTCTCTGTGAGGCGATGGACCAAAGGGCGTTCGTCCCCGGGAACCCCACCATGACCCTTGGCGGTGTGGAGATTCCTCCGTTGATCTTGGGCGACACGTCCTACCCTCTGAAGAAGTGGCTCATGAGCCCTTTCACAGGCCACCTCGGTCCTCCGGAGGAGCGGTTCAATTCCCGCCTGAGTGACTGCAGGAAGGTCGCCGAACATGCCTTCAGGCGGCTGAAGGGGCGGTGGAGGTGCCTGGCCACCCGCCTGGAGGTCGCTGAGGAGAACATCATCCCTGTGGTGGTGGGCTCGGTCGTGCTCCACAACATCTGTGAGAACCGCGGGCATGCCTTGCTCGAGGGGCCGTGGGCCCAAGACGGGGTGTGGGACCAAACTCCTGAAGGGCACTTGAAATTTCCCGCATCTGCGCAGGACACGCGGGAGGGGACCCTGGTGCGAGAGGCACTGGCCAACTATTTCATGAGTGATTCTTGATTGGGGGGGGCCTTGGCTGAACCAAGAAGGTCGCTGTTTTAATTGTATGCTTTGCGTTAATGTAGATCTACTGCTTGCGCTTGTGGGGGCAGGAGGTAGGGGAAGGTAGCCAGCTGTGGGGTGGAGTAATTTTACCATTCCTCGATTCATCTTGTCATGCTGAATCAGAGTTTGGCCACTAAAGTCTTTAAGGCcaactcatagaatcagagagttggaagggacctccggggtcatctagtcctaccccctgcagaatgcaggaactcacaactacccacaATGgccccacccacggtgaccccaatttcatgccccagtgatcaaCCCACCAAGAATCTCCAGAGTCCAGCAGATTCCGTCTCACAGCagggatcagcaattccctgggtatgcaaggaagggccacaagagacaaacactggcacatcctttccttcccacccattcacaaagACTGGCAGCATACTCTGCATGAAGGTTGCCTCCTGATTACAAGTCACTTACTGGAAACCAAAAGTGCATGCCTTGACCGGGGTCCGTTTTTGAAACATAGAGGTCTCAAagagttttatctggccttctcgTCCACAGAATTGACTCTAGGTCCATAGTgtcctgaatatatctttttatgtaaagaagccaactggctataacaattattgtatttattgtatattttatgtatgcCGGTTTGGCCGTAACGCCAAAACACATCGGGTCAGTGGAGGCATTTGATTTTATTGAAGCTATTGCTAaaagccttggattttttttaacttgattGATAAATActggtattatatttttataattgtgTTTCACCCTGTAAAGGATTAAGTTCACTTCCCTGGTGttaacctttttaggttcttcaGTTTTGTTCGGATCacgatattttctcctttttgttttggaggaTATAAGGCTGTTTGTATAGAGATGCTTCAGTCTTAGAGAAATCCTGTTTTGTTGCcgaataaagagattttcttcgacaaggtctgcttattgggaatattGACTGGAACTCCACAGTGGGTTGCAGGGCTGCACCTTTTATTTTCTGCCATGAGAACATCCATTCAAGAATAAAAAGCCGTGCTTGAAAAATAAGAAAAAGTTTATTAACAATATGTGTGACGACTGGTGATCTGCAAAACATGGCAGTTTTTTAGGTGCACGACTCATAAACGATCCTTGTCCATCCAAGATTCTGATTGGTGTGTTTTCCAAGAGAACTTTCCAAGTTCTCTGTTGTCTTTTATGCATAAAAGTTTTATCCTcccttgtagaagaagagttggttcttatatgttgcttttctctacccaaaggaggctcaaagcagcttacagttgccttccctttcctctccccacaacagacaccctgtggggtgggtgaggctgagagagccctgatatcactgctcaatcagaacagttttatcagtgccgtggcgagcccaaggtcacccagctggctgcatgtggggaagtgcagaatcgaaccggcatgccagattagaagtctgcactcctaaccactacaccaaactggcttttaagaACCCTGCTGTATTCAACGTATAGCTTTTAGGATAAAAAATTCTCCCTCATAGGCACAAAACAGTCTCACACCCCAGAATAATTCCCAGGGTAGGATTGCcaattctggtttgggaaatatctggagatttggggaagatgGCCTGGAGAAAGCAGGATAGGGGAAGGCCCTCAGCTAGGGATGCAAGAATTTTGTGAATGCTTTATACTCCATATTTTGATCTTTTTTATTTCGGAGTGCTTCTTTGTCCATCTTCTCATACTCGGAGAGTCTTTTCCCCAAATCCTTTAAAAGTTTTCTTCAATTTTCCGTCCAGATCTTCTTGAGAAGACCAAACGTTAACTCTCAAGATCAATTTAGAAGACACAATTTGCCATCTTCCCTTGAGTGGCTCCACCTGATTTTTCTCTGTTTGATAAACAGCAGTTGGCATATATGACTGATGTGTTCTGTTTTCTGAGCCTGAGACAACAGGCTCAATAGGAGGTCtggaaatgcaatcaatcaatcaagcctTAATGCctggcgtagtcaaactgcggccctccagatgtccgtggactacaattcccatgagcccctgccagcaggggctcatgggaattgtagtccacggacatctggagggccgcagtttgactacctctgagccTTAATCTATTCATTCAATCTACCTTCTCGATTTATGTACCTCCGTTGGGTAACcttgcctcagtgccattctgaagaGGGTTTTAAATAAACTTTCCCATAAAGTTCTAGGTCTGAGTAAAGTCAACATTTCTGTCAGTGACACAGTGGGATTttcagctttattttataaccaAGAAACAATGCTACAAAGGCAGCTCAgtctgtgagaaaaaaaaaaaacacacactattTTTGGAGAGTAAAATGTACCCCAGAGAGGGGTAACGTCTATTTGGGGGATTCATTACAACACACAAGGTTCATCTCTGGCGTGGATTTTCTTATGCCGAAAAAGGCGGGAATTCGAGGGGAAGTTTTCCCCACAGACTAAACACTTATACGGTTTTTCTCCTGTATGGAGTCTCTCATGGATAACCAAGTACTGCTTATTGCAGAAACTATTCCCACAGTGGGAGCATTCATTGCGCTGTTTTTCACTCGTGTGGCCTTTCTGGTGTGCCATTCGTTTGAAGTTGGTCCAGAAGGTCTTCCCACAGACCGAGCACTCAAAAGGCTTCTTTGGGGGGGTCCCCTCATGCGAATTCCCCCAAAAGGGATTCCCACAGTGTGAGCATTTATGGGGCTCCTGCCCGGTGAcggttctctctctttctccacagtgggagcATTTATACAGTTTCTCTCCCATGTGGGTTCTCTCGTGGGACAAAAGGTCCAAGCTGCTTCCAAAGCTTAGGCCGCAATGCCAGCATTTGTATGTTTTCTCTACTGCTGGGCTCTGCCCACAAGTCAAAAGGGGTGGGCTTGGAACATGCATTTCCTCATGCGCTTCACATTTTGTGCTCTCCACCTGCTGCAAACAAACTGGCTCTGTGGCTTCCATCTCATGGTCATTTCCGTTCAGACTCTCTGGCCTGCCtggcctctcctctccttttctagCACATGGGAAAACATGCTCTTTGGGTGTTTCTGGCAGCGTCTCCTGCGGTTCCTCTTCCTCAGGGCTCCCCAAAGAAGGTTTCATCTCCTCCTGCGTTTCACTCCAACACCCATCACCtgttgggaagaaaaggggaaaatctAGACGTAAATTTAGGGGGGTGTTACTTGAGATGGGGACGAAATGGAGGTAGCGACAGATTTTAttatcctgggctccaagatcactgcagatggggactgcagcaaagaaattaaaagacgcttgcaccATGGTCtaccatgcagggttgttgtacgGATCACCACGAGTGGGCCAAGTGCTTTCAACCTCCAAATGCCCCTTTTAATGCAACAGATTAATATTGTAGTATTCCCTGTGAAATAGCCCAAGCTAGATGTGTGTTGCTTTTAAATGGCAATTACAATAAATTTGCATGCCTTTGAGGAGCCAGAAGGCAGAGTGAAAatcttttaagtaaataaataaagccggtctacaaaaaaaaccccaatgtaATATCTAATAGCTGAGAAAAGTGAATGCTTACCGAAAGCACCAGTATGCATTCCCTTCTCCTTCTTGTCAAAAGCCTCCTTCACTGTGTGGCTTTGCTCACGTTCGACGGGGTCCACATTTTGGCTGAAACACAATTCTCTGGTGTGGCTTCGTTTTGGGGGACTGAAGTCTGAGCTGCAACGGAAACTGTCCCCGCGGCGCAAACGTTTGTATTTTTTCTCGTCCCAGTGGATCTTCTGGTGGCACTTGAGACCCGAGCTGTTTTTGAAGTGACCCCCACACACCCTGCACTTGAAAGGTTTCTCCTCGGCGTGGATTCCCTCTTGCATGTTCTCCCCAAAAGCGCTCCCACAGCGCCAGCATTTACGGGGCTTTTGACCTGTGTAGCTTCCCTCGCTTTCTCCACAGTGGGCACATGTATACAGCTTCCCCTCCGGGTGAGTTCCCTCGTGGGACAAAATTTGAAAGCTGCTACTGTTCCTTCTCTTGTTGTTCATCTCACAAGTCAAAAGGTGCGGGCTTGAACCAGAGCTGCCCTTGTGTGCTTCGCAGTGCGTGGTGTTCACCCTCGGCAGGGCTGTGGCTTTACTGAGACTTTGCTCAGGGCCTTCAGAAAGAACAGGCACTGCAGCTTCTATCTCATGGCTGTTTCCGTTGTGACCCCCTGCCCTCCATGGATTCTCAGGACCTTTTCTACTATGGGGGGAATCGTTCTCTTGGGTGGCTTCTGATGTTATCTCTTCCGGTTCTTCCTCGTCAGGGATTTTTGAGAGGGGCTTCAGTTCTTCCTCAGTTTTGCTCAGCCTCCCATCGCCTGCTGGAGGAAAAGGGTAAATTTAGTCAGTGTTACTTGAGattcgaagagcctcttgtggtgcagagtggtaaggcagccgcctgaaagctttgctcatgaggttgggagttcgatcccagcagccggctcaaggttgactcagccttccatccttctgaggtcggtaaaatgagtacccagcttgctgctggggggtaaacggtcatgactggggaaggcactggcaaaccaccccgtattgagtctgccatgaaaacgctagagggcgtcaccccaagggtcagacatgactcggtgcttgcacaggggatacctttacctttacctttacttgagattcgatcccagcagccggctcaaggttgactcagccttccatccttccgaggtcggtaaaatgagtacccagcttgctgggggtaaaacgataatgactggggaaggcactggcaaaccaccccgtattgagtctgccatgaaaacgctggagggcgtcaccccaagggtcagacatgacccggtgcttgcacaggggatacctttacctttaattgagaTTAGTGAACGACAGAGTGACTGGCATGCTGGCCAAAATCAGCCAGTCACCGACTGTCCAAAGACTGATGGATGGAACACCTGTTGTTGGACAAAAGTTGGACACactgagatcatagaatcatggagttggaaggacctccagggccatcttgtccaacacactgcacaatgcaggaacttcacaactacctgcccatccaccgtgaccccaatttcatgcccaagtgattccccaccctaaaatctccagaatccagaattTGTCATCAACAAGAAGAGAAGAACAGGGAAGAGGGCTGTTGTCAGTTGTAGAAACAGCATCCCTTTTTCTAAAAAGTTTCGCTTTCTACAGTTAACGTTTCAACTGGAGATTAAAGTATCTGCAACGAGGGACACAGCGTGGCGCTGGCCAGAGCGACGGCTTCCAATCTgacgagcagggtttgattcccccttcacacgcagccagctgagtgaccttgagctagtcacagtcctgatagtgctgttctcacagagcaatcctggcagagctctcagcctcatctccctcacagggagtcgtctgtggggaggggaagggaaggtgattgtaaactgctttgagactcctttggacagtgaaaagcggggtataaaaaccaacttttcttcttctaagccgGACGGACCAAGGATTTATATGTAACTGTTCCAAGGACCATGAGGGATCAtggcacagaggaaggcaatgacgaaccacctccaagcctcctttatctagctgccagacaatccttggctcTCCTGAACACAGGCCACACAGTCAATCAATAAATACGAGAAGTGGCCTGCAGAAAGGTAGCAATTTCTGAAATATGTAGCTGCTACCATGCTCCACAGACCCGGAAGTGGGCCCATTCCGGTCAAAAGACAACTATAGCTGGAATGACTTCAGGAATTCACTAAGACCGGCCCAACCGCAGAAAACCTACCTGAAACATTTGCGTTCCCATCAATGCACTGTGGAGCTTCCAAGAAATATGGTTTCTTCGCCCTTCCAGGCAATTTCTTGCTTGTCTCGGGTAGATTTACAAAGAGGTCTTTTGACAGGCTCTTAATCTGAAGAGGGAGCAATTAGAAATGAAACCAGGAGGCAAAGAACTATGGGGTCGGAGCAGGGGAGACACTCCCAAGATACGCAGCAGTACAAATTCAGTGCTATGGGTTTGGCGGACCCAGAATTCGACAGTCTAATCCTATTTCCTTGTTTAATGGGTAGTCCTGTCTTATGGGTAGTATAATCTCACCCTGCAcaatctgctttttaaatttttttattacATTTGGACACTGCCCTCTCCtaaggcagggctagtcaacctgtggtcctccagatgttcatggactacaattcccatgagcccctgccagcaaatgctggcaggggctcataggaattgtagtccattaacatctggaggaccacaggttgactagccctgtcctaaagctcagggcggttcacatagaacgtaacagaacaatacattaaactgactgaATATAATCAATAAACGGTCagaatagtaataacaataaacagagaacaaCATTCTAACAGTGAACCATCTAACAGGTCCATGGCTGGCTAGAGCTGCCatgtgggttcaagggaggggggggttggggccCAGTAGGTGCCTCCTTGTGGACAACCTCATTTTCTTTGGTTGGGTCTTGTTCTCACCTGTGGTTCCCTCTCCTTGGCACCTTGCTGTGCTTTCAGGAACTCCTCTGCCAGGCTCACCGCTTGGGCACAGTTTGCTGGATTGCTATCAATGACCCAGCATTGCATCTCTGGAGGCAGGACGGCCAAGAACTGCTCCATGATCAGGAgatccaggatctgctccttgctgTGCCTCTTGGGCCTCAGCCACTGGCAGCACAGCTCCTGCAGCTGCTGGCAGGTCTCTCGAGGGTCTTCTGCTTCTCGGTAGTCATGTGTCCTGAAACGCCAGCGCCACATCTCCACTTGGATGCTATCCCAAGTGTGggctctcctcttctccttcccttcgGGGTCCTGTTTTACTTCCCCGGTGGGAATCGGCTGGTCTAGGGAAGCCCCCAACCCACCAGACTCTGTCAGGCCccgggaaggctccagagaggtTCTCGGTTCAGGCCATTGTCCACCCCCGCTAGAGCAAGGAGCCTGAAGGGTCCTCAAGAATTCCTGCAACTGGGCATCCCACTTTTTGGAGGACTCTTCTCCTAGCTCTTTCTTCTCCAGATGTGCAAATTCCCCAAACAGAAGTTGGTTAGGCCTCCCTGTTGGAAGATCATCTGTTACTCCCATTCCTTCCTCTGGTCCGGAGCCTGCTGAGTCTTCATCCTCCATTTTGATTGGATTCCCCCAATTTTGGGATTCTTGAGCCAGCGTTGTCTCTTGTGCCACAGCCATTTGCTTTCCCAAGAGGCGGTTCTGCCCCGGATCACCAACCCTTGCGGAAATCCTTGGCTAGGTCACAGTTTTCTGAAGTTCCGTCAGGACAAGagactgatccagcaaggctggtGGGGACTTCCAAAGAAGAGGTCGAAGCATCAGGGCTCTTCAACAGATGGTACTTCCAGATAACACTAcattcttcagcaaagaaaatCCAATGGAGACAAAGAAAAACCATAATAGGAAAATAGCTGATTGGAGTGAAGCCTCCAAATTCTGGTAAACCCCCAAATCTAGTAACATGTCAGTATACTGGCTACCAATTTAGGTGGGCTTAAAAGATAAAAAAGATAAATTCATTTGGTAGCGCATATGAATTTCCCAGCTAATGGTGGCTAAAGTGAACCCTGaatttcagaggcagtgtaccctTGAACATCCGTATTTGGGAGATAGCAGTAGGGAAGGGACAATCCCTTTCACATCCTTTTGGATGCTTCCTGAAGGCACCCAGGtgaccactgtgggaaacaggatcctGGAGTAAACCCAGCACAGGCCTTCTCAAGCTTTTGATGAATGACATTATTGCAAAATATGCTAAGTACCCATGTTTAAGGCTGCAGCAGTCAGTTTGCTGTCTGTATCACTTTGTCAATTGAAAACCAGAAAGAAAAAGTTATTAACATGTAGAATTCACTGTCACCAGAAACaatggtggctacaagcattAGAGTTTCTTTGGACTCTCTAAGTATTTGTGCACAGTTTCAGCGAGTACACCAAAGTAGATAactcttatatatatttttgtataatCTCTCTGGTAAAGATTACTCCTTTTAAACAATATTTCTAGTCATGATGCTTGTAGCCACCATGGGCTACAAGAGGGGAACTGTTTaaacagctggtgcagaggtccatgagtggctcttagccacagtGTACAGAGGGAACACACTGTCTGATGGTCTGTATTTTTTATGCTtgagggccacagtgggaggggcttctggagttctggcccactTGTGGGGCTCCATTTGGGTTggagctggactggaggggccgggtgcttcatccaacatggcttctcttatagtATTAAGAAATGGAGtcacaaacatttatttaatgaGCAACCCCAGAAAGTAACTGAGGCACAAATCTATTTAATAAGCAATAGTAAATCGAGTGACACGGAACTCAGAAATTTGCAGCTTGCCATTTTAACAGCGATGCTGGAACTACAACTTGCAAGTAATTttgtgaacaagaaaaaaaaagacccatccttatggcattaaacaataataaaaatgttttcaaacaatgtcctttcGTGAGTTTACTTTTAGTTAATTTCATTCCAAGGATGTTAGCGGAGACTTAAAATGATTTATTGATTGTGACTGTATACAAtttaggacttgccactgaggggAAGACAGTAGACAATGGGGTTTATCTGGAAAACCATTCTGGCTGATGTCCTTGGAattaaataaactaaaagtaaactcaGGAAAGGACCttgtttgaaaacattctttattaatgTTTAACGTCATAAGGACAggtcttttttttcttgttctctgtAATTTTGTGAAGTCAACCCCAAAAGGTTGTTGTTCAGCCAAGCTGTACCTATCTGCTCGCCAGTGACACCAAAAGGTTATTTCTGAGATTGCAGGTAATTCTCAGCTAATGTGTTTGGGATTTTCCACTCCACGTGGCTAGTTAATCCCTTTGTTTATGTTGGGCTCCTGCACACTTCTtggttcttcaggaagagaaagacccTCCTCTTGCAAGGAAACACCCATCATCAAGCTCTCAGATCTCTTCATCTGCTGGTGTGTGGATGCTTAGTGATGCCTGCAAGCCAGCCCCAGTGGCTTTCAAGGTGCTTCTTTGGACTCTCTAAGTATCTGTCCACAGTTTCAGCGAGTACACCAAAGCAGATAACTCTTATATATATTTATGCATAATCTCTCTGGTAAAGATTACTCCTTTTAAACAATATTTCTAGTCATGatgattattccttttaaacctcaaaactTGGACCGGTGCCTCACCCACAAAAGGCAACCAATAACTGCAAACGCTCTGCAACTCTTTTAATGTTCTGGGGGGATTTCGGGCTGAGCCTACGCCAACAAGCCGCCTACCCATGTTCAAGAGAAGAGCAAAAGCCCGGAAGGGAGCTTGCGGGAGTCACTGCACGCCTCTTCAGATCCCGAAAGCGCCAGGGTGCCAGCCTTGGAGCTGCTCCTGAACTCTTGCTCTCTTCTGCGTCTGCAAACCTCCTACTCCATCTCGACCTACAGCGTATCCCAGCTGCTCCGGATCCAAGAGGGAAAGCAACGCAGGCGCTTTGCACTTACCTGCCTGCCGGCGATCCCCGCGCATCAGAAGCGACTCCCGCGCTGCAAAAATGCAAAAGGCGCCTGCAGCCTGGAAGGAGCTCTCCTTTCCCACGTGGCCGCGGCGGGACTAACCCCTTCGCGGCCACCCGCAAATGTCAGGACGGCCGGGAAATGATCTTGGCCTAAAGCGCCCATGCGGGAAACTCCTTGTGAAGCCTTGtcgattctgcgaaggttcaagggggcatCGCAGTTTGCAGCGGATGAGCGACGGGGttgttgtgagcgtcctgcatagtgcagggggttgcactagaaaactcttgccttgaaacccctctggggcaggggtattcaaactgcggccctccagaggtccatggactacaattcccatgggcccctgccagtggcaggggcccatgggaattgtagtccatggacctctggagggccgcagtttgaatacccctgctctggggtctCTGTAGGCCAGTTGTGACTggacaacaaccctgcgaggtaggccagacGGAGAATCTGCAACTGGCCCGCAGTtccccagagagcttccatggaggagtgaggaatccgaCCTGGGTCTGGGGGTGCTGAGAACCAGTCTCACCCCCACATGTCCTCCTATACTTgagtgcttttatttattttatttatttatttatttagatttttgttGTGGCACCCTGAATTCAGACCAGCTTTTGTTCTGGCTCAGCCTGGGCGGGAGAGGGCTGGCCTCCCTTTCACCTCTCTCTGAGCCTCCTTCCCTTTCAAAGGAGAAGGTTGCAAAAGGACGAGTTTTGGGGGGGAGTTTGTTGCACACCAGagtcagccccacctgcccctctGCACTCAGCGGATGACGGGGTGGCCAGGAAGGGGTTAAGGCAACCGACTTCTCAGTCCCAGAGTGGCCACGTGGGAAGGCAAGGCAAAACAAAGGCTCCTTCCTGTCCTTTTGCAGAAGGCTGCTTTTTGCAGCCCCCTTTTTGCCTCTTGCAGCTTCTGGTGCAAGATCGCTGGCAGGTGAGGCGGAGGGCAGGTGAGCCAGAGGTGCATGCGGGAGGAGGGAAGATCCTGCCCACCTGGCCGGGTTGCTTtgcttctcctggccccaggatcTGGGTCCCCATAGAAGGCTGGGAGACTGGCCTCCAGTGGCTGAGATATCCTCCTTAATGGAGCTCGAGACGGGTGCCCGAGTTAGTCTGTCcgtagcagcagaaaagggaaagagcCCCGGAGCCCCTTCAAAATTTggggccggggaggagctttAGGGACCTGAAGAACTGTGCAGTAATCCCTGAAACCTCCTTCTCGGACTCCAGTGGTGTCAgttttgaaggtgctcctggactcttggctCATCTCTTTAACATTGGGTGGTGCTATTAAAATTGCAAGCTTCTGGGTTCTGAGTCACTTAATTTTCTGTTGCCTGATTGATGGATTTGTGTCTCATATTTCTTTCTGGCTTTGTGCAATACATTGACGGTTATTTGCGTCTCAATTTCATAAGAACACAAGCGAAGGCAcgttggatcagcccagtggtcccttAAGTCCAGCACTCAGTGGCCCAAACTCagttgccatcaggagatccaccagtggggctagaactccaggaaccctcccactgttgcccctcaagCAGCAAGAATACAGAATATCACTGACCCGGACAGAGTGTtccctctataccttgtggctaagagtcACGGATagaactctgctccatatgtttattcaATTGCCTCTTGAAGCTGTTTATGCTTGTGGCCCTCACcatttcctgtggcagtgaattccgcaCATTAATAACTTTCTGCTTCTGGTTTTGCCCATTACGTTGACAAAGAGATGCAGGCAGCAAGCAGCTTGCTGTGGCCTTGAACATGTGTATGTAATAATGCCCTTTAGCATTTCTAGACATTCTGAAGTAAATGCAATAATAGCATTCATGGAAAGTTTTGCTGGATTGCATCTGTCATCTATTCCAGGATCCTGATTCCCACAGTGATCCTCTGGATGCCTCCAGGAAGTACCCAGAGATTGCCCCCCCTGCTGCTGTCCCCAAACAAACAATGCTCTGGAAGTGGGGGTTtactttactttatttatttgatttgatttatatactgccctatcTAGCAAACCGACTCAGGATAAGTTGAACAACATTGACAGGTGAAATGGCTCATCAAGTTAATTTAATTCAACAATCTCAGTCTTGTATTTTTCGGGAGCCAGAGTAGGGCCTGGGGGCATCTTTTTATCAGgaagggcccagtagatgttactactaaactggcctcaaccgaaagcccaCTTTAGCTATGACATTTGTGAACtatctaatacagtggtccccaacctttttatcaccggggaccactcaacgccttttactgaggcccgggggggggggtagtttactcctctactctcaaccactgccctaacgctctctgacggctatgg
Proteins encoded:
- the LOC143834080 gene encoding uncharacterized protein LOC143834080, which translates into the protein MENLEAIILIILATHNLVRLHLHRAGVASRARRTMHRVMANHISLLHQLLPDICPDNETRLMVEELSAGPHRFWSRQISQDWWERVVLETWGPSQWLQSFRMTKDTFLELCEKLRPELQRQTTTMRAPLSVEKRVGIALWKLATTECYRSVANHFGVGRSTVGEVFIEVCLAIEKLLFKEVVALEDPKEVMEGFAEMGFPNCVGVVDKTHIPIICTVRKGTGVSQKGFFPMSMQGTVDHRGRFIDIELSWCGKEKDASFFRNLTLCEAMDQRAFVPGNPTMTLGGVEIPPLILGDTSYPLKKWLMSPFTGHLGPPEERFNSRLSDCRKVAEHAFRRLKGRWRCLATRLEVAEENIIPVVVGSVVLHNICENRGHALLEGPWAQDGVWDQTPEGHLKFPASAQDTREGTLVREALANYFMSDS
- the LOC143833963 gene encoding uncharacterized protein LOC143833963 → METADGLTTGRSGKHELEEKLSQNWDAQFQEFLKTLQSPCPRGGGPQRPESSTAPAASEGLTEPDGLGASQPRPIPTGEAKQDHEGKEKRIRTWDAIRVEMWRSRFRTLAYQELEGPRETCRQLQELCCQWLRPKRHSKEQILDQLALEQFLAVLPPEMQLWVRENNPENCAQAVSLAEEFLKAQQGAKGREPQIKSLSKDLFVNLPETSKKLPGRAKKPYFLEAPQCIDGNANVSAGDGRLSKTEEELKPLSKIPDEEEPEEITSEATQENDSPHSRKGPENPWRAGGHNGNSHEIEAAVPVLSEGPEQSLSKATALPRVNTTHCEAHKGSSGSSPHLLTCEMNNKRRNSSSFQILSHEGTHPEGKLYTCAHCGESEGSYTGQKPRKCWRCGSAFGENMQEGIHAEEKPFKCRVCGGHFKNSSGLKCHQKIHWDEKKYKRLRRGDSFRCSSDFSPPKRSHTRELCFSQNVDPVEREQSHTVKEAFDKKEKGMHTGAFGDGCWSETQEEMKPSLGSPEEEEPQETLPETPKEHVFPCARKGEERPGRPESLNGNDHEMEATEPVCLQQVESTKCEAHEEMHVPSPPLLTCGQSPAVEKTYKCWHCGLSFGSSLDLLSHERTHMGEKLYKCSHCGERERTVTGQEPHKCSHCGNPFWGNSHEGTPPKKPFECSVCGKTFWTNFKRMAHQKGHTSEKQRNECSHCGNSFCNKQYLVIHERLHTGEKPYKCLVCGENFPSNSRLFRHKKIHARDEPCVL